One Lepus europaeus isolate LE1 chromosome 7, mLepTim1.pri, whole genome shotgun sequence DNA segment encodes these proteins:
- the PHRF1 gene encoding PHD and RING finger domain-containing protein 1 isoform X1: protein MDDESLDELVTRSPGPAGRPPASDTEGSDGSSEGSEDDTGSEHGDSSGREDEAGASEEEEEEDLGDRYDSDGSEEDADTAVAAAAAQGKLEASGAFSSDDDAESCPICLNAFRDQAVGTPENCAHYFCLDCIVEWSKNANSCPVDRTTFKCICIRARFGGKVLKKIPVDRPEALEEEEEEDPTFCEVCGRSDREDRLLLCDGCDAGYHMECLEPPLQEVPVDEWFCPECAAPGAAAAPAADAGIVSEEEVSLLLADVVPTTSRLRPRTGRTRAIARTRQSERVRATVNRNRISTARRVQHVPRHLMSSLLEETIEAVATGLSTAVYQRPLTPRAPAKRRRKTGRRKKVPGRRKTQSRPSVRSKKRQHRVKKRGRTTKKEVTTRSRIARTLGLRRPARGTCTPALARPLEPSPSLIPADIGAAPLSVFGDPYELDPFDSNEEPSVSPPSPLSAKRRALSRSALQSHQPVARPVSLGSSRTHLPVGTLEPDTEAAPTPDLLGSILSGQSLLMLNSADVLIHRDGSLSARTAAPVSFQRNSAGPARAEGGSRPTGSLLPRLPSSGGPAHHLLGSRPQSLGSSGPSRPALPCTPVHTGPPGGPDSSAIPGSGPGLRLTGSSQISGSSKQVSASPKPCRSHSNSTPKSTAPGHPLKPAPRRASIADLPRIPKIRRGGSGPSQDSAPAPGQRVEIPSACISRLTGREGPGQPGQGTRGEGEPGNRGPQEPSSHTGSSRPPAPSSHCSLSPLGPSRGKGVGSTFESFRINIPGNTAQASRLSSPGFCNTFRPVDSKVQRKESPSPLFSIKKTKQLKSEIYDPFDPTGSDSSPPSSSPESLGASLLPSEITRTISIRSPKAPPLQAVRCVTSYTVEKVFETEAEASRGPSLLRLRGAGAAEEEPTGSRGLASPAPEPWDEDRGPCDTFFGSEERTVTCVTVLEPEGPPSPAVPQETTHRIVELRSPSRSRSRSSSRGRKKTKRKRVAREHRRTRSGTRSGSRDRSSRSVSPAASEDPTRRHRAKAKSRRSSSERSSSHERAKRKKAKGKGKDRRRDSWGRGHRRTRSRSGSPGSSSYEHRDGRRKKRRRSGSRSRGREYSPPSSLERGWRHKHQRERSRERPERKDSASRPRERRKWRSRSPSAEHRGREPPQPRSHEKRPPARSPERKVTVREASPAPPPQEDPPAGPAAPVQADVAPQGTVGSEAPPQDAPVLDTPDDLDYGDSVEAGHIFEDFSSDTVLAQLDDMSSPPSPESTDSSPERDFPPRPGQPPASWLPDNSLAVAVAQGEAPLTRGEDTSQPPSHVGGPQEQSLVQDTAGTDGAQDSLGAAPLERGGVPVVAGPEQASQTPLLRSRALVKRVTWNLQEPESSAVAEDRAPRAPLHRPQRPREGAWDVEDGAPAMVTMAAFPEPPPPSHQFADPVFLSGDPSQVGVAWGGARGSLGGAGSCWALHSAGFLSQVYSPYVPPALAQPSSVLPCVPASQPTVQFVLQGSLPLAGCGVAQSLAPVPTLLTTASDPASQATTNNSEEGTASLRPAPEKTKKEEYMKKLHMQERAVEEVKLAIKPFYQKREVTKEEYKDILRKAVQKICHSKSGEINPVKVANLVKAYVDKYRHMRRHRRAEAAEEPPAQGAEA from the exons ATGGATGACGAATCCCTGGATGAGCTCGTGACCCGGAGCCCGGGGCCAGCCGGACGCCCGCCAGCCAGCGACACTG AAGGCAGCGATGGCAGCAGCGAGGGCTCCGAGGACGACACAGGCAGCGAGCACGGGGACAGCAGTGGCAGAGAGGACGAGGCAGGGGCctctgaggaggaagaggaggaagacctGGGAGACAGATACG ATTCCGATGGCTCCGAGGAAGACGCGGACACGGCAGTGGCCGCAGCGGCTGCTCAGGGGAAGTTGGAAGCCAGTGGCGCGTTCAGTTCCGACGACGATGCGGAGAGTTGCCCGATTTGTCTCAACGCGTTCAGAGACCAGGCTGTGGGGACGCCGGAGAACTGTGCCCATTACTTCTGCCTTGACTGCATCGTCGAGTGGTCCAAG AATGCCAATTCCTGTCCTGTTGATCGAACCACGTTCAAGTGCATCTGTATTCGAGCCCGGTTTGGTGGCAAAGTCTTGAAGAAG ATCCCGGTGGATCGCCCAGAGgccctggaagaggaggaggaggaggacccgACCTTCTGTGAGGTGTGCGGCAGGAGCGACCGTGAGGACAGGCTTCTGCTGTGCGATGGCTGTGATGCTGG GTACCACATGGAGTGTCTGGAGCCCCCTCTCCAGGAAGTGCCGGTGGACGAGTGGTTCTGTCCAGAGTGTGCTGCCCCCGgagctgctgctgcccctgccgCTG ATGCGGGTATTGTGAGCGAGGAGGAGGTCTCCCTGCTGCTGGCCGACGTGGTGCCCACCACCAGCCGGCTGCGGCCTCGCACAGGCAGGACCCGGGCCATTGCCAGgacaaggcagagtgagagagtgagagcgactGTAAACCGGAATCGCATCTCCACGGCCAGGAGAGTTCAG CACGTGCCGAGGCACCTCATGTCCTCTCTGCTGGAGGAGACCATTGAGGCCGTGGCCACCGGTCTGAGCACCGCTGTGTACCAGCGTCCCCTGACACCACGGGCCCCTGCTAAGCGGAGACGGAAAACAG GAAGACGGAAGAAAGTGCCAGGGAGAAGGAAGACCCAGTCCCGGCCGTCGGTGCGGAGCAAGAAACGCCAGCACCGcgtgaagaagagagggaggaccACGAAG AAGGAAGTCACCACGCGCTCCCGCATCGCACGGACACTGGGCCTCCGCAGGCCGGCCCGCGGCACCTGCACGCCGGCGCTGGCCAGACCCCTGGAGCCCTCGCCGAGTCTCATCCCAGCAGACATCGGGGcagcccctctctctgtgtttgggGACCCCTACGAGCTGGACCCCTTCGACAG CAATGAGGAGCCATCTGTGAGTCCCCCGTCGCCTCTGAGCGCCAAGAGGAGGGCTCTGTCCCGCTCCGCCTTGCAGTCTCACCAGCCCGTGGCCAGGCCGGTCTCCCTGGGGTCCTCCAG GACACACCTCCCTGTCGGGACCTTGGAGCCAGACACAGAGGCGGCACCCACGCCCGACCTCCTGGGGAGCATCCTCTCGGGTCAGAGCCTGCTGATGCTGAACAGCGCTGACGTCCTCATCCACCGGGACGGCTCCCTCAGCGCCAGGACGGCAG CCCCAGTTTCCTTTCAGCGGAACTCGGCTGGTCCAGCCAGAGCGGAAGGAGGGTCCAGGCCTACAGGCAGTCTGCTGCCCAGACTGCCCTCCTCAGGGGGCCCAGCCCATCACCTCTTAGGAAGCAGGCCACAGAGCCTGGGGTCGAGTGGTCCAagccgcccagccctgccctgcactcCGGTCCACACTGGGCCTCCAGGAGGGCCGGACTCCTCTGCCATCCCTGGGTCAGGGCCTGGCTTGAGACTGACTGGCAGCTCCCAGATTAGCGGCTCCAGTAAGCAGGTGTCGGCTTCACCCAAGCCCTGCAGGAGTCATTCTAACTCTACACCCAAAAGCACAGCCCCAGGACATCCTCTGAAGCCAGCCCCCAGGAGAGCCAGCATCGCTGACCTGCCCCGAATACCAAAGATCCGACGGGGCGGCAGTGGCCCCAGCCAGGACTCGGCCCCAGCCCCCGGGCAGAGGGTCGAGATCCCCAGCGCCTGCATCAGCCGTCTGACGGGGAGGGAGGGCCccgggcagccagggcagggcaccCGGGGAGAGGGCGAGCCTGGCAACAggggcccccaggagcccagctcGCACACAGGCAGCtcccggccccccgcccccagctcccactGCAGCCTGTCCCCACTGGGGCCTTCCAGAGGGAAGGGGGTCGGCTCGACCTTCGAGAGCTTCCGGATCAACATTCCCGGGAACACAGCGCAGGCCAGTAGGCtctccagccctggcttctgcaaCACATTCCGGCCCGTGGACAGTAAGGTGCAGAGGAAGGAGAGCCCCTCACCCCTCTTCTCCATCAAAAAGACAAAGCAGCTCAAGAGCGAGATCTACGACCCGTTTGACCCCACTGGCTCCGACTCAAGCccccccagcagcagccctgagagcctgggcgCCAGCCTCCTGCCCTCTGAGATCACGCGCACCATCTCCATCCGCAGCCCAAAGGCACCCCCGCTGCAGGCCGTGCGCTGTGTCACCTCCTACACCGTGGAGAAGGTCTTTGAGACGGAGGCCGAGGCCTCCCGTGGGCCGTCCTTGCTCAGGCTCAGGGGCGCGGGGGCTGCCGAGGAGGAGCCCACGGGGAGCCGGGGTcttgcctccccagcccctgagccCTGGGACGAGGACAGGGGGCCCTGCGACACCTTCTTTGGCTCTGAGGAGCGGACGGTGACCTGTGTGACTGTCCTGGAGCCAGAGGGTCCCCCCagccccgctgtgccacaggagACCACCCATAGGATCGTGGAGCTCCGGTCCCCGTCGCGCTCCCGCTCCCGCTCCAGTTCCCGTGGCAGGAAGAAAACCAAGAGGAAGCGGGTGGCCCGGGAGCACCGGAGGACACGCTCTGGGACCCGCTCTGGCTCCAGGGACAGGAGCTCGCGGTCAGTGTCACCAGCGGCAAGTGAGGACCCCACCAGGAGGCACCGAGCCAAGGCCAAGAGCCGCAGGTCTTCCAGCGAGCGCTCGAGCAGCCACGAGAGAGCCAAGAGGAAGAAGGCCAAGGGCAAGGGCAAGGACCGCAGGAGAGACTCTTGGGGCCGAGGCCACAGAAGGACCCGGTCACGCTCGGGGAGCCCCGGCAGCTCCTCCTATGAGCACCGTGATGGCAGGAGAAAGAAGCGGCGGCGGTCGGGGTCCAGGTCTCGGGGGCGGGAGTACTCCCCCCCCAGCAGCCTAGAGAGGGGCTGGAGGCATAAGCACCAGCGGGAGAGGAGCCGCGAGCGGCCGGAGAGGAAGGACAGTGCTTCCAGGCCGcgagagaggaggaagtggaggtcACGGTCCCCGAGTGCTGAGCACAGGGGCCGAGAGCCCCCACAGCCACGTTCCCACGAGAAACGGCCCCCGGCCAGGTCTCCAGAGAGGAAAGTGACCGTGCGGGAGGCTTCCCCAGCACCTCCCCCCCAGGAAGACCCCCCAGCTGGGCCAGCAGCCCCGGTGCAGGCGGATGTCGCTCCACAGGGCACTGTGGGCAGTGAGGCCCCTCCGCAGGATGCCCCCGTGCTGGACACGCCTGATGACCTGGACTACGGGGACTCTGTCGAGGCCGGCCACATCTTTGAGGACTTTTCCAGCGACACTGTTCTGGCCCAGCTGGACGACATGAGCTCACCACCTTCCCCTGAGAGCACCGACTCCTCCCCTGAGCGCGACTTcccacccaggcctgggcagccccCAGCCAGCTGGCTGCCCGACAACAGCCTGGCCGTGGCCGTTGCTCAAGGGGAGGCACCGCTGACCCGCGGGGAGGACACATCCCAGCCTCCGTCCCACGTGGGGGGCCCCCAAGAGCAATCACTTGTGCAGGACACAGCTGGGACCGACGGGGCACAGGACTCCCTGGGTGCAGCCCCCCTGGAGAGAGGGGGTGTCCCAGTGGTGGCTGGGCCTGAGCAGGCCTCCCAGACGCCCCTGCTGCGGTCCCGAGCCCTGGTGAAGAGAGTTACCTGGAACCTCCAGGAGCCGGAGAGCAGTGCTGTGGCTGAGGACAGAGCCCCGA GGGCCCCACTTCACAGGCCACAGAGACCCCGGGAGGGGGCCTGGGATGTGGAGGACGGGGCCCCTGCTATGGTGACCATGGCAGCGTTTCCTGAGCCACCGCCTCCCAGCCACCAGTTTGCAGATCCTGTGTTCCTCAGCGGAGACCCCTCTCAGGTGGGTGTGGCATGGGGCGGGGCCCGCGGGTCACTGGGCGGGGCCGGGTCctgttgggccctgcactcagcgGGGTTTCTCTCCCAGGTTTACAGTCCCTACGTGCCtcccgccctggcccagccctcaagCGTGCTCCCCTGCgtgccagccagccagcccacCGTCCAGTTTGTCCTGCAAGGGAGCCTGCCCCTGGCAGGCTGTGGGGTGGCACAGAGCCTGGCCCCAGTGCCCACCCTCCTGACCACAGCCTCAGATCCAGCCAGCCAGGCCACCACCAACAACTCGGAGGAGGGGACCGCGTCACTCAGGCCGGCCCCAGAGAAGACCAAAAAGGAAGAA TACATGAAGAAGCTGCACATGCAGGAGCGGGCCGTGGAGGAGGTGAAGCTGGCCATCAAACCCTTCTACCAGAAGAGGGAGGTGACCAAGGAGGAGTACAAGGACATCCTGCGCAAGGCGGTGCAGaag ATCTGCCACAGCAAGAGTGGCGAGATCAACCCCGTGAAGGTGGCCAACCTGGTGAAGGCCTACGTGGACAAGTACCGGCACATGCGCAGGCACCGGAGGGCCGAGGCTGCCGAGGAGCCGCCCGCGCAGGGCGCCGAGGCCTGA
- the PHRF1 gene encoding PHD and RING finger domain-containing protein 1 isoform X2, whose protein sequence is MDDESLDELVTRSPGPAGRPPASDTEGSDGSSEGSEDDTGSEHGDSSGREDEAGASEEEEEEDLGDRYDSDGSEEDADTAVAAAAAQGKLEASGAFSSDDDAESCPICLNAFRDQAVGTPENCAHYFCLDCIVEWSKNANSCPVDRTTFKCICIRARFGGKVLKKIPVDRPEALEEEEEEDPTFCEVCGRSDREDRLLLCDGCDAGYHMECLEPPLQEVPVDEWFCPECAAPGAAAAPAADAGIVSEEEVSLLLADVVPTTSRLRPRTGRTRAIARTRQSERVRATVNRNRISTARRVQHVPRHLMSSLLEETIEAVATGLSTAVYQRPLTPRAPAKRRRKTGRRKKVPGRRKTQSRPSVRSKKRQHRVKKRGRTTKKEVTTRSRIARTLGLRRPARGTCTPALARPLEPSPSLIPADIGAAPLSVFGDPYELDPFDSNEEPSVSPPSPLSAKRRALSRSALQSHQPVARPVSLGSSRTHLPVGTLEPDTEAAPTPDLLGSILSGQSLLMLNSADVLIHRDGSLSARTAAPVSFQRNSAGPARAEGGSRPTGSLLPRLPSSGGPAHHLLGSRPQSLGSSGPSRPALPCTPVHTGPPGGPDSSAIPGSGPGLRLTGSSQISGSSKQVSASPKPCRSHSNSTPKSTAPGHPLKPAPRRASIADLPRIPKIRRGGSGPSQDSAPAPGQRVEIPSACISRLTGREGPGQPGQGTRGEGEPGNRGPQEPSSHTGSSRPPAPSSHCSLSPLGPSRGKGVGSTFESFRINIPGNTAQASRLSSPGFCNTFRPVDSKVQRKESPSPLFSIKKTKQLKSEIYDPFDPTGSDSSPPSSSPESLGASLLPSEITRTISIRSPKAPPLQAVRCVTSYTVEKVFETEAEASRGPSLLRLRGAGAAEEEPTGSRGLASPAPEPWDEDRGPCDTFFGSEERTVTCVTVLEPEGPPSPAVPQETTHRIVELRSPSRSRSRSSSRGRKKTKRKRVAREHRRTRSGTRSGSRDRSSRSVSPAASEDPTRRHRAKAKSRRSSSERSSSHERAKRKKAKGKGKDRRRDSWGRGHRRTRSRSGSPGSSSYEHRDGRRKKRRRSGSRSRGREYSPPSSLERGWRHKHQRERSRERPERKDSASRPRERRKWRSRSPSAEHRGREPPQPRSHEKRPPARSPERKVTVREASPAPPPQEDPPAGPAAPVQADVAPQGTVGSEAPPQDAPVLDTPDDLDYGDSVEAGHIFEDFSSDTVLAQLDDMSSPPSPESTDSSPERDFPPRPGQPPASWLPDNSLAVAVAQGEAPLTRGEDTSQPPSHVGGPQEQSLVQDTAGTDGAQDSLGAAPLERGGVPVVAGPEQASQTPLLRSRALVKRVTWNLQEPESSAVAEDRAPRAPLHRPQRPREGAWDVEDGAPAMVTMAAFPEPPPPSHQFADPVFLSGDPSQVYSPYVPPALAQPSSVLPCVPASQPTVQFVLQGSLPLAGCGVAQSLAPVPTLLTTASDPASQATTNNSEEGTASLRPAPEKTKKEEYMKKLHMQERAVEEVKLAIKPFYQKREVTKEEYKDILRKAVQKICHSKSGEINPVKVANLVKAYVDKYRHMRRHRRAEAAEEPPAQGAEA, encoded by the exons ATGGATGACGAATCCCTGGATGAGCTCGTGACCCGGAGCCCGGGGCCAGCCGGACGCCCGCCAGCCAGCGACACTG AAGGCAGCGATGGCAGCAGCGAGGGCTCCGAGGACGACACAGGCAGCGAGCACGGGGACAGCAGTGGCAGAGAGGACGAGGCAGGGGCctctgaggaggaagaggaggaagacctGGGAGACAGATACG ATTCCGATGGCTCCGAGGAAGACGCGGACACGGCAGTGGCCGCAGCGGCTGCTCAGGGGAAGTTGGAAGCCAGTGGCGCGTTCAGTTCCGACGACGATGCGGAGAGTTGCCCGATTTGTCTCAACGCGTTCAGAGACCAGGCTGTGGGGACGCCGGAGAACTGTGCCCATTACTTCTGCCTTGACTGCATCGTCGAGTGGTCCAAG AATGCCAATTCCTGTCCTGTTGATCGAACCACGTTCAAGTGCATCTGTATTCGAGCCCGGTTTGGTGGCAAAGTCTTGAAGAAG ATCCCGGTGGATCGCCCAGAGgccctggaagaggaggaggaggaggacccgACCTTCTGTGAGGTGTGCGGCAGGAGCGACCGTGAGGACAGGCTTCTGCTGTGCGATGGCTGTGATGCTGG GTACCACATGGAGTGTCTGGAGCCCCCTCTCCAGGAAGTGCCGGTGGACGAGTGGTTCTGTCCAGAGTGTGCTGCCCCCGgagctgctgctgcccctgccgCTG ATGCGGGTATTGTGAGCGAGGAGGAGGTCTCCCTGCTGCTGGCCGACGTGGTGCCCACCACCAGCCGGCTGCGGCCTCGCACAGGCAGGACCCGGGCCATTGCCAGgacaaggcagagtgagagagtgagagcgactGTAAACCGGAATCGCATCTCCACGGCCAGGAGAGTTCAG CACGTGCCGAGGCACCTCATGTCCTCTCTGCTGGAGGAGACCATTGAGGCCGTGGCCACCGGTCTGAGCACCGCTGTGTACCAGCGTCCCCTGACACCACGGGCCCCTGCTAAGCGGAGACGGAAAACAG GAAGACGGAAGAAAGTGCCAGGGAGAAGGAAGACCCAGTCCCGGCCGTCGGTGCGGAGCAAGAAACGCCAGCACCGcgtgaagaagagagggaggaccACGAAG AAGGAAGTCACCACGCGCTCCCGCATCGCACGGACACTGGGCCTCCGCAGGCCGGCCCGCGGCACCTGCACGCCGGCGCTGGCCAGACCCCTGGAGCCCTCGCCGAGTCTCATCCCAGCAGACATCGGGGcagcccctctctctgtgtttgggGACCCCTACGAGCTGGACCCCTTCGACAG CAATGAGGAGCCATCTGTGAGTCCCCCGTCGCCTCTGAGCGCCAAGAGGAGGGCTCTGTCCCGCTCCGCCTTGCAGTCTCACCAGCCCGTGGCCAGGCCGGTCTCCCTGGGGTCCTCCAG GACACACCTCCCTGTCGGGACCTTGGAGCCAGACACAGAGGCGGCACCCACGCCCGACCTCCTGGGGAGCATCCTCTCGGGTCAGAGCCTGCTGATGCTGAACAGCGCTGACGTCCTCATCCACCGGGACGGCTCCCTCAGCGCCAGGACGGCAG CCCCAGTTTCCTTTCAGCGGAACTCGGCTGGTCCAGCCAGAGCGGAAGGAGGGTCCAGGCCTACAGGCAGTCTGCTGCCCAGACTGCCCTCCTCAGGGGGCCCAGCCCATCACCTCTTAGGAAGCAGGCCACAGAGCCTGGGGTCGAGTGGTCCAagccgcccagccctgccctgcactcCGGTCCACACTGGGCCTCCAGGAGGGCCGGACTCCTCTGCCATCCCTGGGTCAGGGCCTGGCTTGAGACTGACTGGCAGCTCCCAGATTAGCGGCTCCAGTAAGCAGGTGTCGGCTTCACCCAAGCCCTGCAGGAGTCATTCTAACTCTACACCCAAAAGCACAGCCCCAGGACATCCTCTGAAGCCAGCCCCCAGGAGAGCCAGCATCGCTGACCTGCCCCGAATACCAAAGATCCGACGGGGCGGCAGTGGCCCCAGCCAGGACTCGGCCCCAGCCCCCGGGCAGAGGGTCGAGATCCCCAGCGCCTGCATCAGCCGTCTGACGGGGAGGGAGGGCCccgggcagccagggcagggcaccCGGGGAGAGGGCGAGCCTGGCAACAggggcccccaggagcccagctcGCACACAGGCAGCtcccggccccccgcccccagctcccactGCAGCCTGTCCCCACTGGGGCCTTCCAGAGGGAAGGGGGTCGGCTCGACCTTCGAGAGCTTCCGGATCAACATTCCCGGGAACACAGCGCAGGCCAGTAGGCtctccagccctggcttctgcaaCACATTCCGGCCCGTGGACAGTAAGGTGCAGAGGAAGGAGAGCCCCTCACCCCTCTTCTCCATCAAAAAGACAAAGCAGCTCAAGAGCGAGATCTACGACCCGTTTGACCCCACTGGCTCCGACTCAAGCccccccagcagcagccctgagagcctgggcgCCAGCCTCCTGCCCTCTGAGATCACGCGCACCATCTCCATCCGCAGCCCAAAGGCACCCCCGCTGCAGGCCGTGCGCTGTGTCACCTCCTACACCGTGGAGAAGGTCTTTGAGACGGAGGCCGAGGCCTCCCGTGGGCCGTCCTTGCTCAGGCTCAGGGGCGCGGGGGCTGCCGAGGAGGAGCCCACGGGGAGCCGGGGTcttgcctccccagcccctgagccCTGGGACGAGGACAGGGGGCCCTGCGACACCTTCTTTGGCTCTGAGGAGCGGACGGTGACCTGTGTGACTGTCCTGGAGCCAGAGGGTCCCCCCagccccgctgtgccacaggagACCACCCATAGGATCGTGGAGCTCCGGTCCCCGTCGCGCTCCCGCTCCCGCTCCAGTTCCCGTGGCAGGAAGAAAACCAAGAGGAAGCGGGTGGCCCGGGAGCACCGGAGGACACGCTCTGGGACCCGCTCTGGCTCCAGGGACAGGAGCTCGCGGTCAGTGTCACCAGCGGCAAGTGAGGACCCCACCAGGAGGCACCGAGCCAAGGCCAAGAGCCGCAGGTCTTCCAGCGAGCGCTCGAGCAGCCACGAGAGAGCCAAGAGGAAGAAGGCCAAGGGCAAGGGCAAGGACCGCAGGAGAGACTCTTGGGGCCGAGGCCACAGAAGGACCCGGTCACGCTCGGGGAGCCCCGGCAGCTCCTCCTATGAGCACCGTGATGGCAGGAGAAAGAAGCGGCGGCGGTCGGGGTCCAGGTCTCGGGGGCGGGAGTACTCCCCCCCCAGCAGCCTAGAGAGGGGCTGGAGGCATAAGCACCAGCGGGAGAGGAGCCGCGAGCGGCCGGAGAGGAAGGACAGTGCTTCCAGGCCGcgagagaggaggaagtggaggtcACGGTCCCCGAGTGCTGAGCACAGGGGCCGAGAGCCCCCACAGCCACGTTCCCACGAGAAACGGCCCCCGGCCAGGTCTCCAGAGAGGAAAGTGACCGTGCGGGAGGCTTCCCCAGCACCTCCCCCCCAGGAAGACCCCCCAGCTGGGCCAGCAGCCCCGGTGCAGGCGGATGTCGCTCCACAGGGCACTGTGGGCAGTGAGGCCCCTCCGCAGGATGCCCCCGTGCTGGACACGCCTGATGACCTGGACTACGGGGACTCTGTCGAGGCCGGCCACATCTTTGAGGACTTTTCCAGCGACACTGTTCTGGCCCAGCTGGACGACATGAGCTCACCACCTTCCCCTGAGAGCACCGACTCCTCCCCTGAGCGCGACTTcccacccaggcctgggcagccccCAGCCAGCTGGCTGCCCGACAACAGCCTGGCCGTGGCCGTTGCTCAAGGGGAGGCACCGCTGACCCGCGGGGAGGACACATCCCAGCCTCCGTCCCACGTGGGGGGCCCCCAAGAGCAATCACTTGTGCAGGACACAGCTGGGACCGACGGGGCACAGGACTCCCTGGGTGCAGCCCCCCTGGAGAGAGGGGGTGTCCCAGTGGTGGCTGGGCCTGAGCAGGCCTCCCAGACGCCCCTGCTGCGGTCCCGAGCCCTGGTGAAGAGAGTTACCTGGAACCTCCAGGAGCCGGAGAGCAGTGCTGTGGCTGAGGACAGAGCCCCGA GGGCCCCACTTCACAGGCCACAGAGACCCCGGGAGGGGGCCTGGGATGTGGAGGACGGGGCCCCTGCTATGGTGACCATGGCAGCGTTTCCTGAGCCACCGCCTCCCAGCCACCAGTTTGCAGATCCTGTGTTCCTCAGCGGAGACCCCTCTCAG GTTTACAGTCCCTACGTGCCtcccgccctggcccagccctcaagCGTGCTCCCCTGCgtgccagccagccagcccacCGTCCAGTTTGTCCTGCAAGGGAGCCTGCCCCTGGCAGGCTGTGGGGTGGCACAGAGCCTGGCCCCAGTGCCCACCCTCCTGACCACAGCCTCAGATCCAGCCAGCCAGGCCACCACCAACAACTCGGAGGAGGGGACCGCGTCACTCAGGCCGGCCCCAGAGAAGACCAAAAAGGAAGAA TACATGAAGAAGCTGCACATGCAGGAGCGGGCCGTGGAGGAGGTGAAGCTGGCCATCAAACCCTTCTACCAGAAGAGGGAGGTGACCAAGGAGGAGTACAAGGACATCCTGCGCAAGGCGGTGCAGaag ATCTGCCACAGCAAGAGTGGCGAGATCAACCCCGTGAAGGTGGCCAACCTGGTGAAGGCCTACGTGGACAAGTACCGGCACATGCGCAGGCACCGGAGGGCCGAGGCTGCCGAGGAGCCGCCCGCGCAGGGCGCCGAGGCCTGA